A genomic stretch from Sceloporus undulatus isolate JIND9_A2432 ecotype Alabama chromosome 5, SceUnd_v1.1, whole genome shotgun sequence includes:
- the NUP50 gene encoding nuclear pore complex protein Nup50, with translation MYLVLIGVHAFAALNQVHSSPFFLIGSVVSCDSVNNTAAEKKPASVEANGESQQPLSSGFTQSKTCSSDVYHKQLAALNCSVRDWIVKHVNANPLCDLTPIFRDYEKYLAEIEQHGISSDSSSGNDSNKATGTQSGSAFGNSHLQQGSGFLFNNNKSEDMAGKKTELEKKTAPILGSSSAVSFTFSKSVDNSSLNSGPVSSFSFSSGSTGLFGKDANQSKILPSFSGSAINTQAESGGNEDKGDEEDEEEPPKVVVNEVKEEGAFYSKKCKIFYKKDNEFKEKGVGTLHLKTAGNEKTQLLVRADTNLGNILLNILVPHKMPCSRTGKNNVLIVCVPNPPIDEKNATIPVPILIRVKTSEDADELHKILLEKKEI, from the exons ATGTATCTTGTGTTAATAGGAGTCCATGCCTTTGCTGCTCTTAACCAAGTTCATAGTTCACCTTTCTTTCTGATAGGTTCTGTAGTATCCTGTGATTCAGTCAATAATACTGCAGCTGAGAAAAAGCCTGCAAGTGTGGAAGCTAATGGTGAGAGTCAGCAGCCCCTGTCATCCGGATTCACTCAAAGTAAAACATGCAGCTCTGATGTTTATCATAAACAGTTAGCTGCTCTAAATTGTTCTGTGCGTGACTGGATAGTAAAACACGTAAATGCCAATCCACTTTGTGACCTGACACCGATATTCCGAGACTATGAGAAATATTTAGCTGAGATAGAACAGCATGGAATCAGTAGTGACAGCAGCTCTGGAAATGACAGTAACAAAGCAACTGGAACTCAGTCTGGCTCTGCCTTTGGGAATTCACATCTTCAGCAAGGCTCTGGATttttatttaacaacaacaaatctgaagATATGgctggaaagaaaacagaattggAAAAGAAAACAGCACCAATCCTAGGGTCTTCATCAGCCGTCTCATTTACATTTAGCAAGAGTGTTGACAACTCTAGTCTGAATTCTGGTCCAGTGTCTAGTTTTTCATTCTCCTCTGGAAGTACAGGCTTATTCGGAAAAGATGCAAACCAGAGCAAGATTCTTCCTTCATTTTCCGGCAGTGCAATAAATACTCAGGCAGAAAGTGGTGGCAATGAAGATAAAG GAgatgaggaagatgaggaggagccaCCTAAAGTAGTCGTTAATGAAGTAAAGGAAGAGGGTGCCTTCTATTCAAAGAA ATGTAAAATCTTTTACAAGAAAGATAATGAGTTTAAAGAAAAAGGAGTTGGAACACTACACTTAAAAACTGCAGGAAATGAGAAGACTCAGCTCTTAGTACGGGCGGATACTAATTTAG GCAATATACTGCTGAACATTTTGGTGCCCCATAAGATGCCATGCTCAAGAACAGGAAAGAACAACGTTCTCATTGTCTGCGTTCCAAATCCTCCCATTGATGAGAAGAATGCCACAATCCCTGTACCTATATTGATAAGAGTGAAAACAAGCGAGGATGCAGATGAGTTGCACAAAATTTTACTGGAGAAAAAAGAGATCTAA